The following proteins are co-located in the Pseudanabaena sp. BC1403 genome:
- a CDS encoding biotin transporter BioY, with product MPKPLQLMWALSGLLLTIASTFIQPSMLLPSLAGQGNNVAIESISVTMQIGAVLLTGCLGGRYAALLSQITYITLGLSGFGVFYQGGGLSYLKSPAFGYLLGFVFGGWLCGFLAFLRPPSLSQMAISCFGGLIAIHLIGIVYLIAIQIPNFSAIQTTFWQYSVQVLSGQFLVVCATIVIATISRKLLFY from the coding sequence GTGCCAAAACCATTACAGCTAATGTGGGCATTGTCTGGACTATTGCTGACGATTGCTAGCACGTTCATTCAACCCTCCATGCTCCTACCCTCCCTCGCAGGTCAGGGCAATAATGTTGCGATCGAATCGATCAGTGTCACTATGCAAATTGGTGCAGTTCTCCTCACAGGTTGTCTCGGGGGACGCTACGCCGCTCTCTTATCGCAAATCACTTATATTACTTTGGGCTTAAGTGGATTTGGCGTATTTTATCAAGGTGGTGGTTTAAGCTATCTTAAATCTCCCGCTTTCGGATATTTGCTTGGGTTTGTGTTTGGCGGATGGCTTTGTGGATTTCTAGCTTTTTTGAGACCACCAAGTTTATCGCAGATGGCAATCAGTTGTTTTGGTGGATTAATAGCAATTCATCTAATCGGGATAGTCTATTTAATAGCAATTCAAATACCAAATTTTAGTGCCATTCAAACTACATTTTGGCAATATTCTGTCCAAGTTTTATCAGGTCAGTTTTTAGTTGTGTGCGCAACCATTGTTATAGCAACAATTTCTCGAAAACTATTATTTTATTAA
- a CDS encoding VOC family protein, whose amino-acid sequence MEIDYIALFVSDVARSLIFYRDVLGFSFEKPAKLDGVEGYSGKLKIGIYDRSWLPKLFGDRGEQIISGNPFLLSMTVDDLDQVYQQICDRQTNILVDIISLPTLMPWGQRILFLSDPDGNMLEIVQSALN is encoded by the coding sequence ATGGAAATCGACTATATTGCTCTATTTGTTTCTGATGTAGCACGATCGCTAATTTTTTATCGTGATGTTTTAGGCTTTAGCTTTGAGAAACCTGCCAAACTTGATGGAGTGGAAGGTTATAGCGGAAAGCTAAAAATAGGGATTTACGATCGCAGTTGGTTACCAAAATTATTTGGCGATCGCGGTGAGCAGATTATTAGTGGCAATCCATTTTTGCTATCAATGACCGTTGATGATCTCGATCAGGTTTATCAGCAAATATGCGATCGGCAAACGAATATTTTAGTAGATATCATTTCACTACCAACTTTGATGCCTTGGGGACAAAGAATTTTGTTTTTAAGCGATCCTGATGGCAATATGCTCGAAATTGTCCAATCAGCTCTTAATTAG
- the trpD gene encoding anthranilate phosphoribosyltransferase codes for MEQNWSQLLKQLMDKQALMSEQATALMQGWLEGAIAPELSGAILTALQFKGIEASELAAMANVLQSQSEGQKLKEQFGHIVDRSKPLIDTCGTGGDGASTFNISTSVAFVAAAAGIPVAKHGNRAVSSRSGSADVLEAIGIHLSTSTEKIYEALPAVGITFLFAPSWHPAMKAVGAIRRSLGVRTVFNLIGPLVNPLHPTAQVLGVYSKSLTHTVAEALRLLDRQQAVVLHSREGMDEAGLGDLTDISFLRDGIVTEEAIAPQELGLTSAPLESLKGGNVQENADILRAVLQGKGSQAQADCVALNSGLALRIGGAASTWAEGVSLASDILKSGAAWSKAEALVKFLQ; via the coding sequence ATGGAACAGAATTGGTCCCAACTGCTAAAGCAGCTTATGGATAAACAAGCCCTAATGAGCGAGCAGGCTACAGCACTGATGCAGGGTTGGTTAGAAGGAGCGATCGCACCAGAGTTGTCGGGAGCAATCTTGACGGCTTTACAATTTAAAGGGATCGAGGCTTCTGAATTAGCTGCTATGGCAAATGTGCTGCAATCTCAAAGCGAAGGGCAAAAACTTAAAGAACAATTTGGTCATATTGTCGATCGCTCCAAACCTTTGATTGATACCTGTGGCACTGGTGGCGATGGCGCTTCGACTTTCAATATTTCTACTTCCGTTGCTTTTGTGGCGGCAGCGGCAGGAATTCCTGTGGCGAAACATGGCAATCGGGCAGTTTCTAGTCGCTCTGGCTCGGCGGATGTTTTAGAAGCGATCGGGATTCACCTTAGTACATCCACAGAAAAGATTTACGAAGCTCTGCCTGCGGTAGGGATCACCTTTCTATTTGCACCTAGTTGGCATCCTGCGATGAAAGCGGTCGGGGCAATTCGTCGCAGCTTAGGAGTTCGCACGGTATTTAATTTGATTGGGCCTTTGGTAAATCCTCTTCATCCTACGGCACAAGTTTTAGGAGTTTATAGTAAGTCCTTAACGCATACTGTCGCTGAAGCTTTACGGTTACTTGATCGCCAGCAAGCTGTGGTTTTACATAGTCGGGAAGGCATGGATGAGGCAGGTTTAGGCGATCTTACTGACATTTCATTTTTGCGCGACGGTATCGTAACTGAAGAAGCGATCGCACCTCAAGAATTAGGATTAACTTCTGCACCGCTTGAGAGTCTAAAGGGTGGCAATGTTCAGGAAAATGCGGATATTTTACGCGCAGTTCTGCAAGGCAAAGGTAGCCAAGCTCAAGCTGATTGTGTCGCTTTAAATAGTGGCTTAGCCCTACGAATTGGCGGTGCGGCGAGTACTTGGGCAGAGGGTGTGAGCCTTGCCTCAGACATCCTCAAAAGTGGTGCAGCATGGTCAAAAGCAGAAGCATTGGTGAAATTTTTGCAATAA
- a CDS encoding sugar transferase has protein sequence MLLITVGTEQYQFNALMHWIELLIKYQLINEDVLVQYGFSTHLPDGSTAYRNLSEQEFLNFVDRASLIISHCDENTALLLEDKDTPYVLVPRLHRFREYIDNRQMEVADEFEHKGVAIARSPGDLVKFIKLQQTATVIPKVDETQLCEYLKDRYPSQKLMLVCAAGGYFRYMQSLKSFWENYSDRSWISVRTHTTESEIENVLRYWGYAPVKDNFANFIRNVVLAFRVMPRQKPELVVCTGSGFSLPYLLIARWVCGSKVVFIESKTRFQDIGLPAWILMKLNVLDLIVVRSRAIANRYPKSVYIPVSDGSNKEITQNRDYKQASIVTFDEVAFIFSPERLVFSTAREFLIDFQTICNNDEFYKKIVIDMSHTTVMDSAGLGVLTNCLRMATANKTKLALWSVSEAVGDLIGLSSLSNLFVTEPTSNTFRFSNSIQMTKVKNITMSGLFLFRTQQLLKKIPVLRIFYPILKFFFPFIDIDPSVPVHPSVRSPIKRLIDIVGSLIGLSFTAVLFVPIAIAIMVESKGNVLFGQIRCGLLSKPFRIWKFRSMVKNAEQLKIKVENQVEAGSKVPIVDGDDTTVSGKFFKNADDPRVTKMGKFLRKTSLDEFPQFWNVLIGDMSLVGTRPPTFDEINSYELEVEYHDERYTEWNRLDVRPGITGVWQVNGRSSVRTFGEVVNYDIEYRKNWSIWYDLKLIVQTFLVLFDRKNKAV, from the coding sequence ATGCTTTTAATCACAGTTGGGACAGAACAATACCAATTTAACGCTCTAATGCATTGGATAGAGTTGTTAATTAAGTACCAACTAATTAATGAAGATGTATTAGTACAATACGGCTTTTCAACGCATTTACCTGATGGCTCTACGGCTTATCGAAATTTATCTGAGCAAGAATTTTTGAACTTTGTTGATCGAGCCAGTTTGATTATTAGTCATTGTGATGAAAATACAGCTCTACTGTTAGAAGACAAAGATACGCCATATGTTCTTGTGCCAAGATTACATAGATTTCGAGAATATATTGATAATCGTCAAATGGAAGTTGCCGATGAATTTGAGCACAAAGGTGTAGCGATCGCTAGATCCCCAGGAGATTTAGTCAAATTTATCAAGTTACAACAGACAGCCACAGTAATCCCTAAAGTTGATGAGACTCAATTATGTGAATACCTAAAAGATCGATATCCATCGCAGAAATTAATGCTTGTCTGTGCTGCGGGTGGTTATTTTCGTTATATGCAAAGCCTCAAAAGTTTTTGGGAAAATTATAGCGATCGCTCATGGATATCTGTACGGACGCATACCACTGAAAGTGAGATTGAGAATGTTCTTCGGTATTGGGGTTATGCTCCTGTAAAAGACAACTTCGCAAATTTCATCCGTAATGTAGTTCTAGCCTTTAGGGTTATGCCTCGTCAGAAGCCAGAGTTAGTTGTTTGTACGGGTTCAGGATTTTCTCTTCCTTATCTACTTATTGCTAGATGGGTTTGTGGTAGTAAAGTTGTTTTTATAGAATCAAAGACACGCTTTCAAGATATAGGTTTGCCAGCATGGATCTTAATGAAATTAAATGTGCTTGACCTAATTGTCGTTAGAAGTAGGGCGATCGCAAATCGATATCCTAAGTCTGTGTACATTCCTGTTAGTGATGGAAGTAATAAAGAAATAACTCAAAATCGAGATTATAAACAAGCCTCAATCGTCACTTTTGATGAAGTTGCATTTATCTTTAGTCCCGAAAGGTTGGTGTTTTCTACTGCTAGAGAATTTTTGATCGATTTCCAAACTATTTGCAATAACGATGAATTCTATAAGAAGATTGTGATTGATATGAGTCACACTACGGTTATGGATAGCGCTGGCTTGGGCGTTTTAACTAACTGTCTTAGGATGGCGACAGCGAATAAAACTAAATTGGCTTTATGGAGTGTGAGTGAAGCTGTTGGTGATTTGATTGGACTATCTTCTCTTAGTAATTTATTCGTAACTGAGCCAACCAGCAATACTTTCCGATTTTCAAATTCAATCCAAATGACTAAAGTTAAAAATATTACGATGTCAGGATTGTTTCTATTTCGCACACAGCAATTACTCAAGAAAATCCCTGTGCTCAGGATTTTTTATCCCATCCTTAAATTTTTCTTCCCTTTCATCGACATCGACCCCAGCGTACCTGTCCATCCTTCAGTCCGTAGCCCTATTAAAAGGCTAATAGATATAGTTGGTTCATTAATTGGCTTAAGTTTCACTGCTGTTTTATTTGTTCCGATCGCGATCGCGATTATGGTAGAAAGCAAAGGTAATGTTCTGTTTGGACAAATTCGTTGCGGTCTATTAAGCAAACCATTCCGAATTTGGAAATTTAGGTCAATGGTAAAAAATGCTGAGCAACTTAAAATAAAAGTTGAGAATCAGGTAGAAGCAGGTTCAAAAGTGCCTATTGTGGATGGAGATGATACGACTGTAAGTGGCAAATTTTTTAAGAATGCTGATGATCCACGGGTAACCAAAATGGGTAAGTTCTTAAGAAAAACTAGTCTTGATGAATTCCCACAATTTTGGAATGTTTTGATCGGAGATATGAGTTTAGTCGGAACTCGTCCTCCTACGTTTGATGAGATTAACTCCTATGAATTAGAAGTTGAATATCATGATGAGCGCTATACAGAATGGAATCGTCTAGATGTGAGACCAGGAATTACTGGCGTGTGGCAAGTGAATGGGCGCTCCAGTGTAAGAACTTTTGGTGAGGTAGTAAACTACGACATTGAATATCGTAAAAATTGGAGTATTTGGTACGATCTCAAGTTGATTGTCCAGACTTTTCTAGTTCTATTTGATAGAAAGAATAAGGCAGTTTAG
- a CDS encoding DUF427 domain-containing protein, with translation MTKAIWNGAVLAESDRCEVVEGNQYFPADALNMEYFKPSNTHTTCGWKGVASYYNVEVNGETNKDAAWYYPEPKDAAKQIKGHIAFWRGVKVQP, from the coding sequence ATGACAAAAGCTATTTGGAATGGTGCTGTCCTTGCTGAAAGTGATCGCTGTGAAGTCGTGGAGGGAAATCAGTATTTTCCTGCTGATGCGCTGAATATGGAATATTTTAAGCCCAGTAATACGCATACAACTTGCGGATGGAAAGGGGTAGCGAGTTATTACAATGTCGAAGTTAATGGCGAGACTAATAAAGATGCAGCTTGGTACTATCCTGAACCAAAGGATGCGGCAAAGCAGATCAAAGGTCATATTGCATTTTG